The genomic DNA CTCCCCCTGCGGGTCGTACAAATTCAGTGTCTCTGCCGTCAACTCAAACCTTATCCCCAATCGCGGACTCACCCACCCGTTCATCTCTTCAATGTCCCTCAACTCACCCCCCTGCCGCTGCAGTCCAGCCAGGTCATTCCCATCAGGGTCATAGATGTAGTACTCCTCCACACCATAGTGGTTGTAGAAGAATAATTTGCGGTTCATCTCTCTGATGGTGTTGCCTGGCGACAAAACTTCAAACACGACCTGAGGAGCAATGTTGTCTTCTTCCCACTGTTTGTAGGAACCTCTGTCCCCTTTCGGTCTGCCAAAGACCACCATGACATCAGGAGCAATACGAATATCAGGACGACCTTCCACGGGATACCAAAGTAAATCCCCCGCCACAAATACTCTCTCATCCTGGCGGAACAAGTATTCCAGGTTTTCTTTGATGGTGACAATCCAGCGGAATTGTTTGGTGTTGTCTGCCATGGGCTGTCCGTCGCTGTCGGGGTAAACGATCGGTTTGGTTTGTGGTGTTATGGTCATGGTTTGTCCTCCTGTCAAACGATTGTGTCGGGGTCTAGTCCCAACTCCCGCAGTTTGGCAGCGAAGCGATCGGCTCTGAGTTTTTCCTGCCCTGCCCGTTGGGCTTCCTGTTCTGCTCTGAGTCTTTCCTGCTCCGCCCGTTGCGCCTCTTGTTCCGCTCTCAGCCTCTCTTGCTCTGCTCTGTGCCTTTCCTGTTCAGCTCGCTCCCGTATCTGCACAGGGGTCAAAAATACCTCCCCCTGCGGGTCATACAAATTCAGCGTCTCTGCCGTCAACTCAAACCTGATACCCAACCTGGGACTGACCCACCCATTAATTTCCTCCACTTGCCTCAAGCCCTCACCCTGCCTCTGCAAACCTTCCAACTGATTGCTGTCGGGGTCATAGATGTAGTACTCTTCCACACCGTAGTGGTTGTAGAAGAATAATTTGCGGTTCATCTCTCTGATAGTGTTGCCTGCCGACAAAACTTCAAACACTACCTGAGGAGCAATGTTGTCTTCTTGCCACTGTTTGTAGGAACCTCTGTCCCCTTTCGGTCTGCCAAAAACTACCATCACATCGGGAGCGGTGCGGATGTCGGGACGACCTTCTACGGGATACCAAAGCAAATCCCCCGCCACAAATACTCTCTCATCCTGGCGGAACAAGTATTCCAGGTTTTCTTTGATGGTGACAATCCAGCGGAATTGTTTGGTGTTGTCTGCCATGGGTTGTCCGTCGCTGTCGGGGTAAACGATCGGTTTGGTTTGTGGTGTTATGGTCATGGTTTGTCCTCCTGTCAAACAATCCTGTCGGGGTCTAGTCCCAATTCTCGCAGTTTGGCAGCCAACCGATCGGCTCTTTCTCTCATCTGTACTGGTATTAGGAAGGGATTGCCTTGGGAATCGTAGATATTAAGAGTCTCAGGAGTCAGACGGAAGCGAATACCAAGTCTTGGACTTATCCACTCATTGATGTTATCGATCGTGCTTAACTCGCCCTCTTGTCTTTGCAGCCCCGTCAGTTCGTTCTTATCAGGGTCATAGATATAGTACTCTTCTACACCGTGGCGATTGTAAAACAGTAACTTGTGAGTCATTTCTTTGAGGGTATTGCCTGGGGAGAGGATTTCAAACACCACCTGGGGGGGAATGTAGTCTTCTTCCCACTGTTTGTAGGAACCTCTATCGCCCTTGGGTCTACCGAACACAACCATGACATCAGGAGTGGTGCGGATGTCGGGACGACTTTCTACGGGATACCAGAGTAAATCTCCTGCCACAAACACATTCGCATCCTGGCGGAACAAGTATTCCAGGTTTTCTTTGATGGTGACAATCCAGCGGAATTGTTTGGTGTTGTCTGCCATGGGCTGACCATCGCTGTCGGGGTAAACTATTTGCTCACCGCCTTTTCTCACTGTGACCATTTTCTCTTCCCAATGATCAGCTCCTCTGTTCACCAATATTCTACGCTGGTTGATCTGGGGCTGTGTAAAAGAGGGCTAACCCCCTAGGATTAACCCCCGTTGCTTACCCGATCGTAACTATGCTCCCAAAACGCGGTGGCAAGCTGCTAATACGTTATCGACCGTGAAGCCGAATTTTTCATAACAAACAGCACCAGGAGCGGAGGCACCAAAGGTGTCGATGCCCACGATCGCGCCATCAAAACCAGTATACTTGTGCCAGCCAAAGGTAGCGCCTGCTTCAATGGCAACCCGTTTGCGACAACTGGAAGGTAAGACGCTTTCTTTGTATTCCTGGGATTGTTCTTCAAAGATTTCCCAACAGGGCAGAGAGACTACCCGCACAGCCTTGCCTTCTTCTCGCAACTTGGCAGCTGCTTGGACAGCGAGAGCCAGTTCTGAGCCGGTAGCAATCAAAATTAGGTCGGGATTAACTGCGTCTTCTACGATGTAGCCGCCCTTTTGCGCTCCTTCTACCGAAGTACCAGGGATGTTTTTCACGTTTTGGCGCGTGAATGCCAGGATGGTAGGCCGTTTGCGCTCTCTGATGGCCACTATGTAGGAAGCCACCGTTTCATTGGCATCGGCAGGACGGTAAACTAACAAGTTGGGAGTGGCACGGAGAGAAGCCAGGGTCTCGATCGGTTGGTGAGTAGGTCCGTCTTCTCCCAGCATAATGGAGTCATGGGTCATCACATAGATAACGCCTACTTTGGACAGGGCAGATAGGCGAATGGCGGCTTTCATGTAATCCGCAAAGACCAGGAAGGTAGCGCCGTAGGGAATTAAGCCACCATGGAGTGTCATGCCGTTGAGGATTGCTCCCATGCCATGTTCCCGTACACCAAAGCGAAAGTTGCGCCCTTCGTAGGAACCAGCCTGGAAGTCAGGCATACCCTTGAGGTAGGTCATGTTGGAGTGGGCTAGGTCGGCTGACCCTCCTAACAGTTCCGGAATAACGCCTGCTAAAGCATTCAAGCAAGCTTCTGAGAGTAAGCGGGTGGATTTTTCCATCTGGGTGACGGGTTCTAGGGCTTTTTCCCACCCTACAGGTAATTCCCCTGCCATGATGCGCTTAAATTCGGCAGCTTCAGCGGGATAGGCTTTTTCATACTCGGCAAAACGGGCATTCCACTCTGCTTCCGCTTTTGCTCCCTTATCGATCGCTTGTCTAAACCGTTTGAGAGCATCTTCAGGAATGACAAAGGGTTCATACTCCCAGCCCAAATTTTGTCTAGTGGCTATCACTTCATCACCACCGAGGGGCGCACCATGCACTTTTTCGCTCCCTGCCTTCTTGGGGGAACCATAACCGATCGTGGTCTCCACAATAATCAGACTGGGCTTGTCGGTGACAGCTTTAGCATTGGCGATGGCTGTAGCAATAGCTTCCAGGTCATGGTTACCGTCAGCTACTTTTTGGACGTGCCAACCATAGGCTTCGTAGCGCTTGCCCACATCTTCAGTAAATGCTAGGTCAGTGCTGCCGTCGATGGAGATGTGATTGCTGTCATAGAGCATGATCAGCTTGCCCAACTTTAAGTGACCCGCTAAGGAAGCTGCCTCAGAAGCGACTCCTTCCATGTTGCAGCCGTCCCCCAAAATGACATAGGTGTAATGGTCAACGATCGTGTGCCCTGGTTTGTTGAAGCGGGCGGCAAGATGGGCTTCCGCAATGGCTAGACCTACGGCGTTACCTACTCCCTGTCCCAAAGGACCGGTGGTGACCTCTACCCCCTCCGTTTCAAAGTTTTCGGGGTGACCGGGGGTTTTACTGCCCCACTGCCGAAAGTTTTTAATTTCATCCAGAGTAACGCTGTCGTACCCCGTCAAATGTAGGAGGGCGTACTGCAACATACAGCCGTGCCCCGCCGAGAGGACAAACCGATCCCGATCGACCCACTTGGGGTTTTTGGGATTGAACTTGAGGAATTGATCCCACAGGACAAAAGCCATCGGTGCTGCTCCCATGGGCAGACCAGGGTGCCCGGACTTAGCTTTTTCTACCGCATCAATGGCGAGGAAGCGGATAGTGTTGATACAAAGTTGTTCGATAGATTGAGTTGCCACTGCCATAGGATTTTTCTGGGAACGTTCTAGCTATATTCTCATGCCAAGGTGGTCAGGATCATAGAAACTACAAATTGACAACATAGGCATCCCGTACTCCTTGCACCTTCAGGATTTCCTCCCGCAGTCCTTCGGGTAGGGGGTCATCGATGTTGAGCACCATCACGGCATCCCCCCGCACCATGCGTCTACCCACCTGCATACTAGCAATGTTGACGTTGAAGTTGCCCAGCAGCGACCCGATCGCGCCAATGATACCTGGCATATCGCGGTGGAGGGTCAGCAACATGTACTGACTAGGAGCGACGTTGATGGGAAAGCCGTTGATGTTGGTAATGCGCAGTTCTGATCGGCTCAAAATCGCCCCTGCCACGGATTGCTGCCCCTGGGAGCCTTGGGCTGTCAGATGGATTGACCCGCTGTAGTCTTCCACGGTGGCATCCCTGGTTTCTGTCACCCTGATTCCCCGCTCCTTAGCTTCGATGGAGGCATTGACAAAGTTCACCCTTTCCCGCAGCGCAGGGGAGAGGAGACCCTTGAGGGCAGCAACCACGATCGGTTGGGTTTCGCCGTGGGCGAGTTCCCCTTGCAGTTTTACATCGAGGGATTCCACCCTACCCCCTGCCAGTTGGGAGACCAGGTTACCCAGCATTTCCGCTAGTTGGAGATAGGGCTTGAGTTTTTGCCACACTTCAGGGCGCAGCCCAGGGATATTAACGGCAGTACGGGCAGGCAGCCCTAAAAGGACATCGCGGATTTGCTCTGCCACATCGATCGCCACATTAGTCTGTGCCTCTTCCGTGGATGCCCCCAGGTGGGGAGTGAGTACAAGGTTTTTGCCAATTTTGAGGAGAGGGGAATCTGGTGCTAGAGGTTCATTTTCGTAGACATCAAGGGCTGCCCCCGCAATCCGTCCTTCCTGCAAAGCTTCCGCCAGTGCCACTTCATCGATAATGCCCCCCCTAGCACAGTTGATAATGCGGGCAGTGGGCTTCATGAGAGCCAGCCGATCGCGGTTAATTAGGTGTTGGGTTTCCTTGGTCTTGGGGATGTGGAGGGTAATAAAATCAGATTCGCGGATGAGAATCTCCAGTTCCACGAGGGTTACCCCCAACTGTTCTGCCCTGTCCGTAGTGATGTAGGGGTCATAGGCAAGGAGTTTCATGCCCAGGGAGCGAGCTACCGTTGCCACATGGGAACCGATTTTGCCCAAGCCAATGATGCCTAGGGTTTTTTTGTAGAGTTCTACACCTGTGAAACTTTTTCTATCCCACTCACCGCTTTTGATGGAGAAGTTAGCATCAGGAATGTAACGGGATAGGGAGAGCATAAGAGCTAAGGTATGTTCTGCCGCCGCGATCGTGTTTCCTTCCGGCGAATTGACGACTACAATCCCCATGCGGGTAGCTGTGGGTACATCCACGTTATCCACCCCGACCCCCGCCCGACCGATGATTTTGAGATTTTTGCCTGCTTCAATTACTTCCCTGGTAAGACGGGTGCCCGATCGGATCATGATGGCATCGTAATCACCAATGATGGATTGCAGCTCTGCGGGGGAAAGACCCGTTTTCACATCTACGGTTGCCACCTGGGACAAAATTTTGATTCCTGCTTGGTCGATGGGGTCAGAGACAAGGACTTTAGGCATGGTTGTCGCGTTTACTTCTATCTGCTTATACCATGATGGGGTAAAAGGGAGCAATGGAGGGCGCTAATCTGGGCTTTAGCTTTCTGGAGGGATTCCAGCCATTCTTTTGGCGGGTCACTGTCGGCAACGATACCTGCTCCCACCTGTCCCCACACCCGATCGTTGTGTTTGAGCATAGTACGAATGAGGATATTGAGGTCGAGGTAGCCACGGCGATCGAGGTAACCACAGGAGCCATAAAACAGGCTGCGCCGCTGGGGTTCTAGGGTTTCAATAATTTCCATCGCCCTCACTTTGGGGCAGCCAGTGATCGTGCCACCGGGGAAAACAGCTTTTACCACATCCACCCAAGAGCATTCTGGTCTGATTTCCCCCCGCACATTGCTAACTAAATGCACCACATGACTGTAGTATTCCTGCACCAACAGTTCATTTACCTCTACCGTACCCCAGCGACATACCTTGCCCAGGTCATTTCTTTCCAAGTCCACTAGCATAATGTGTTCCGCTACATCTTTGCAGGAATTGAGGAGAGCTTGGGCATCAAATTGGGGGTCAGCGGTTTTGGGGACAGTACCAGCGATCGGTCGGGTTTCGGCAATATTGTCCCGAATTCGTAGCAATCGTTCAGGAGAGCAACTAATGATTTCCCCCCAGGGAGTCCGCCAATAGCAGGCAAAGGGAGAGGGGTTGATTTGATGTAACCGGCGATAGATTTGCCAACCGGAACCCCCATAGGTAGTTGTAAATCGCACTGACAAGTTAGCTTGAAAAATATCCCCCTTAGCAATATGTTGTTTAGCTATTTCCACCATACGGCAGAAAGCAGACCGATCGGGGATAAATGTAATTTCACCACATTCAGCAGGAGGAAATTCTAAGTTCAACGGTTGTTGAATTTTAGTTACCAGCTCTGGCAGTGCTTGGGGATTAGTAGTAGCTAGCCATAGTTCCCGGCGTTGGTGATCGATGACAATGAATTCTTGGGGTTCATACCAGAAAGCCACGGGGAAAGGGAGGTCATCTTGTTTTAGGTAAGGCAAATTTTCAATCTCCCAAGCCAAGTCATAACCAAACCAACCCAAATAACCCCCAGTAAAGGGCAAATAATTAGGCACCACTCCTGTCTGGTGAGCTTGTCGAACCAGAGCTTGTTGAACCAGAGCTTGTCCAACCAGCACCTGACCCAAACAATCCAATACACTACCCAAACTGGGTTGCCAGGTTTGCAGAGGATTGCCCGCCACGATCGAGAAATTAGAACAATCTTCCAAAACAGTGGAAATAGGAGCAGTGGCAAATAGCCTTTCCCAGACAGTTTGAGCAGAGAAATGACCCTTAATACATTCCCAATACCAGTCCGTCACCCTAGTTATCTAAACGCAAAGATTGGATTTTCTCAGGCTTGAGGGGCTCCATAATCCGCCGCGATCGGCGTAACAATTCCTCGGGGCCTTTTACCGCTACCAAATATTTCCCTTCTGCTAAGCGATTACGCAGGGGTAGAGACTCGCCACTACCAGACGCCACCCCTACACCCCCACCCACAAACACACTACCTAATGCCCCCCCGATCGCTCCCAAGCCACCTGAGATAACTAAACTACCCCACTGCCCCGCCCAAGCAAAAGTATCGAGCTTGGTAATCAAACTAAAAGCCACCCCCGCCGCAAAGCCAAAAGGCAGCAACCAAGTAGCCATCAACAGCGCCTGTCTTCTTCCCTTCTCCAGAGGGTCAATCAAGCCGAACTCCTCCGCCGTTTTGTAGCCCCGTCCCAAGATCGCCAACTGTCCCTGGGGAATTCCCTGATTTTCTAGTTGGGAATAGATATTTTCCGCTTGAATCCGATCGGTGCAAACAGCAATCAGATAGTTCACCCTGGACTTCCCTGCGCCTCATTCCCAGTTTATTATAATCTGATTAGCCAAATTCCTGTTCGATAATCCGCCAGCGCACAGCTACTACCCCCGGTTCCAAACTCAGACGACTGACAACTTGTTCTAAAAGGGCATCGCTCTGTTCCTGCGTCACAATCTGTGCTTCTACCTTGACCCGATCGGTTTTGTCTTCCAAATCTTCACTAGCAAGAGCACGCAGTCTCAGTTTGCTACTACCCAAAGATTGCAGTAATAATGCCCTCACATGGGCTTCATCCTGACTACGGCAGACCACTTCACAGCGATAGCAGAGTTCTAATTCCGTGCCTTTGAGGGGTTGCTGGTTGATGCGATAGCCTAAGGGACGCAAAACTAAATTTGCTAGCAAAACTGCTAACGTACCTGCTGTTGCCTCAAGAAACATGCCTGAGCCTGCTAAACTACCGATCGCGGCTGCGCACCACAAAGTGGCTGCGGTGTTGAGTCCCCTTACGGTTAGTCCTTCCCGTAAAATCACACCCCCTGCTAAAAAGCCAATACCAGAAACCACTTGGGCTGCGACTCGTGTGGGGCTAGAATCACCAGGGGTAAGGACAGAGAGCATGACAAACAAAGCTGCTCCCGTTGCCACCAAAGTGTTTGTACGTAGCCCTGCCAGGCGTTGCCGCCACTGCCGCTCTAAACCTAAAATCGCTCCCAAAAGGAAAGCCACCGCTAGACGGATGATAAACTCTCTGCCAGTCACGCTGCACCTGCCCTTGCTACCTTCACAATACCATGAATAAATTGATTGCCGATCGCATTGCCTACGGTAAGTCTCTGCGCCAGATTGTGCCTCGCTCTGCCCATAGAGAATGGTCTGCCCATAGCGATCGTGCCCACCCCCTTACTCTCTTGCATCAGTCTAATCAACAACGTCTGCCAGAACTAATTCCCCTGCGCTATGGACGGA from Pseudanabaenaceae cyanobacterium SKYG29 includes the following:
- a CDS encoding Uma2 family endonuclease; protein product: MTITPQTKPIVYPDSDGQPMADNTKQFRWIVTIKENLEYLFRQDERVFVAGDLLWYPVEGRPDIRIAPDVMVVFGRPKGDRGSYKQWEEDNIAPQVVFEVLSPGNTIREMNRKLFFYNHYGVEEYYIYDPDGNDLAGLQRQGGELRDIEEMNGWVSPRLGIRFELTAETLNLYDPQGE
- a CDS encoding Uma2 family endonuclease, with protein sequence MTITPQTKPIVYPDSDGQPMADNTKQFRWIVTIKENLEYLFRQDERVFVAGDLLWYPVEGRPDIRTAPDVMVVFGRPKGDRGSYKQWQEDNIAPQVVFEVLSAGNTIREMNRKLFFYNHYGVEEYYIYDPDSNQLEGLQRQGEGLRQVEEINGWVSPRLGIRFELTAETLNLYDPQGEVFLTPVQIRERAEQERHRAEQERLRAEQEAQRAEQERLRAEQEAQRAGQEKLRADRFAAKLRELGLDPDTIV
- a CDS encoding MgtC/SapB family protein — encoded protein: MTGREFIIRLAVAFLLGAILGLERQWRQRLAGLRTNTLVATGAALFVMLSVLTPGDSSPTRVAAQVVSGIGFLAGGVILREGLTVRGLNTAATLWCAAAIGSLAGSGMFLEATAGTLAVLLANLVLRPLGYRINQQPLKGTELELCYRCEVVCRSQDEAHVRALLLQSLGSSKLRLRALASEDLEDKTDRVKVEAQIVTQEQSDALLEQVVSRLSLEPGVVAVRWRIIEQEFG
- the tkt gene encoding transketolase, giving the protein MAVATQSIEQLCINTIRFLAIDAVEKAKSGHPGLPMGAAPMAFVLWDQFLKFNPKNPKWVDRDRFVLSAGHGCMLQYALLHLTGYDSVTLDEIKNFRQWGSKTPGHPENFETEGVEVTTGPLGQGVGNAVGLAIAEAHLAARFNKPGHTIVDHYTYVILGDGCNMEGVASEAASLAGHLKLGKLIMLYDSNHISIDGSTDLAFTEDVGKRYEAYGWHVQKVADGNHDLEAIATAIANAKAVTDKPSLIIVETTIGYGSPKKAGSEKVHGAPLGGDEVIATRQNLGWEYEPFVIPEDALKRFRQAIDKGAKAEAEWNARFAEYEKAYPAEAAEFKRIMAGELPVGWEKALEPVTQMEKSTRLLSEACLNALAGVIPELLGGSADLAHSNMTYLKGMPDFQAGSYEGRNFRFGVREHGMGAILNGMTLHGGLIPYGATFLVFADYMKAAIRLSALSKVGVIYVMTHDSIMLGEDGPTHQPIETLASLRATPNLLVYRPADANETVASYIVAIRERKRPTILAFTRQNVKNIPGTSVEGAQKGGYIVEDAVNPDLILIATGSELALAVQAAAKLREEGKAVRVVSLPCWEIFEEQSQEYKESVLPSSCRKRVAIEAGATFGWHKYTGFDGAIVGIDTFGASAPGAVCYEKFGFTVDNVLAACHRVLGA
- the serA gene encoding phosphoglycerate dehydrogenase; this translates as MPKVLVSDPIDQAGIKILSQVATVDVKTGLSPAELQSIIGDYDAIMIRSGTRLTREVIEAGKNLKIIGRAGVGVDNVDVPTATRMGIVVVNSPEGNTIAAAEHTLALMLSLSRYIPDANFSIKSGEWDRKSFTGVELYKKTLGIIGLGKIGSHVATVARSLGMKLLAYDPYITTDRAEQLGVTLVELEILIRESDFITLHIPKTKETQHLINRDRLALMKPTARIINCARGGIIDEVALAEALQEGRIAGAALDVYENEPLAPDSPLLKIGKNLVLTPHLGASTEEAQTNVAIDVAEQIRDVLLGLPARTAVNIPGLRPEVWQKLKPYLQLAEMLGNLVSQLAGGRVESLDVKLQGELAHGETQPIVVAALKGLLSPALRERVNFVNASIEAKERGIRVTETRDATVEDYSGSIHLTAQGSQGQQSVAGAILSRSELRITNINGFPINVAPSQYMLLTLHRDMPGIIGAIGSLLGNFNVNIASMQVGRRMVRGDAVMVLNIDDPLPEGLREEILKVQGVRDAYVVNL
- a CDS encoding anthranilate synthase component I, whose amino-acid sequence is MTDWYWECIKGHFSAQTVWERLFATAPISTVLEDCSNFSIVAGNPLQTWQPSLGSVLDCLGQVLVGQALVQQALVRQAHQTGVVPNYLPFTGGYLGWFGYDLAWEIENLPYLKQDDLPFPVAFWYEPQEFIVIDHQRRELWLATTNPQALPELVTKIQQPLNLEFPPAECGEITFIPDRSAFCRMVEIAKQHIAKGDIFQANLSVRFTTTYGGSGWQIYRRLHQINPSPFACYWRTPWGEIISCSPERLLRIRDNIAETRPIAGTVPKTADPQFDAQALLNSCKDVAEHIMLVDLERNDLGKVCRWGTVEVNELLVQEYYSHVVHLVSNVRGEIRPECSWVDVVKAVFPGGTITGCPKVRAMEIIETLEPQRRSLFYGSCGYLDRRGYLDLNILIRTMLKHNDRVWGQVGAGIVADSDPPKEWLESLQKAKAQISALHCSLLPHHGISR
- a CDS encoding Uma2 family endonuclease, whose amino-acid sequence is MVTVRKGGEQIVYPDSDGQPMADNTKQFRWIVTIKENLEYLFRQDANVFVAGDLLWYPVESRPDIRTTPDVMVVFGRPKGDRGSYKQWEEDYIPPQVVFEILSPGNTLKEMTHKLLFYNRHGVEEYYIYDPDKNELTGLQRQEGELSTIDNINEWISPRLGIRFRLTPETLNIYDSQGNPFLIPVQMRERADRLAAKLRELGLDPDRIV